gctacatatagacagagatacaaaagaaaggggattggaaacgaaatttttacgaaatttttgcgtgaagcattccgcgttatagggcgtggctaaaactacaaaggattatatttatagtcagcatgctcattacctgtcttgactgctctacaatgtgctgtacatagaaacagtgaaattgatcatttttaatgttgatttttctaaaaagtaaagagaatttagctctaaaaaatcgactaagcaacgcagccactattactagacaaataaatgctatgcaagaagaaatagcctttactatgaagtcgtaggagggacaggcccgtggtgtgtctaaaagtatactaaagcagtttaaaggactatactgcaaacgtttatgaacagtacagcttatttatagcatgaagccattctatgtagcacttagatacataataaccaagtcaagcaatgtcctttgctgttttgacttcacaggagggacagagaaaagttgacatagagtaattcaagctaaactcaaaaaaattggaaacagagtaaagacaacagacttagagcttgtcagtggtataagcttacttctctcaagtatctcccaggccctgagtgatctctagtggataggagagctagaaaccagggatacaaaaccgtagcgcagtcctccatgcaattatttgcgagcacaataattacacggagtgcttcaccggatgtcagtccttttacatagggcgtgggcggtcgtttccaatcccctttcttttgtatctctggtatCTCTGATATagatatgtacgtacgtacgtacgtagctagctagctgtgaaTAATTTTCTGTGCGCACTATACTATAGGGTCAAAGTTTGAACAACACAGTCACATGATTAATTTTTTGTCTCTGAACTATGAATACTGTACCAGAGGGCGacataggttgaccttttgctaATCGGTCGCTAATCCCGctagtagcccagaatccagcaatctgattggtcagtacagggtttatatttcccatattaacctgtaaaaacctgtaattttcatgttcacaacaaccattcattattaatttttgtgtttttcaaacatgttttttgtagattgtattaccgtatatcttctaatttatcggacagtaaaaaataattattttggaaattgtccgggtataattggaacagatttttatagagcatgcgaagtgtccggaataattagaacaagcaagcagctgcatgcgagctagctaagtttaatagaacagggtacgactgaatagatgcactaactatctaaaactagctactcaaagctatctaactgcagcactccaagtcttacttgccgtctgtgaatgtAAACTCTacttttcaaagtattgtccagatatttagaacaaatgtaatattaaagcactggagtgtccgttgtattagaacaacaaatattgcccaaaagagtgtccggggtaattagaagtgtccgataaattagaagatatacggtataaaaaacaatgagaagtaactgttctgtttttggtaatgacaaaaaattataatgttcagtcgctgtctagtagcagcagttgcACGGAGTATGTATTAGAGGTTCAGCCTTCTTTTGTGACCCTAGTCCAGCTCTCTGCAAGCGCTTCATTTCGGAGTCGAGGCACACTCGAAAGTCAGCAAAACAAGCATCTTTGAACAAGTCAATCCCGGGATTTCCATTCTAATTATTCACCTTATGCAGATATCACTATCCAAACTGTACACTGCACCTGCCGTGATAAGAGGCTTGCAGACATTTTGCTTCATTCGCTTTGAGAAGATTGTGCAGGTTCTGTTGGCTCgtccagctcctcctccttTCTTTGTCTGTAGAGAGAGTAGCCAGCTCCGCCTCCACATTAATGTCATAGAGGGCGGGGTCTATGGGCTCGGTCATTATTATGCCGAGTACCTTAttcagaaaagagcttgtcTAGGCCTAGGTCTtcgctagcctcgatcccaggccgagttttcgcttttataacggttaggcgaacaaccagttgttcgcctaactgttataaaagcgaagttgttcgcctaaccgttataaaagcgaagtTGTTCGTCtgaccgttataaaagcgaaaactcggcctgggatcgaggctaggtcttCGCCCGCGTCCATTAGTTTTTGAAATGAACCTAGCAACTAATTCCCATAGATGGTAcctcctaaacagtatctaactattatatgtAACGCGCACATTTACCTAGTCTAGGTAAATGTGGGCGTTACATCCTGTCTCTAGGCTAGAGGAAGGTTGTGGCTCTGCGTCATAGTTTATCATCAAGTTTCACGCAGAGGAATTATGTAAGGGGTTATGTAAGTGTACGGAGAAAGAAGAGAATATACGGAAGCACAACACCAAAACTTGCTCTCCTAGcctgtagctagctaaaagACTACCAACGATCACAGTACTCCACAGTAGTTATAAATAATgcctagctataattatcccGTGACATAAGAGCATAGTCATAGTTGAAGAAATGGGCTAATAGTAATCACTTCCTATAAACTtactagtctcgaatacccgcctcaacctggtattcgagactataaACTTACAGTGTAAGAATTGTTGCGCTTTCTATGGCTCCTGTCTTAATGTAACACTTACAGTAGATTTCTAATGATACTAAGATTGATAGACTAGCAGAAGATGCCTCTTGGAAGAGACTTCCAGATCGAGGAAAAGACAATAAAATAGCGCTGACAGTGCATAAAATACCTGCTGAGTCACCACAAAAATTATGTGGGCGTGGACATCTTGTCATGAATGCGTAACACAACAACTAAActgtatgcccccccccccctcttatCTTTTGGTCTGTTgcttttgtacatttgtattgttttgataattattacaaaacaaaaaaacaaaaacaaaaaattagCTAATTAACAAAAGCAACCtatgtacctcctctgctagcctcgattccaagccgctgagaaaggccaactattcaaggggctggagtcgaggctacctCCTCTGCATGAATACCTGGCATGAATATCAGTATATGAATATGGCCCATTAAttatcacaataataattataatataatgttactattatagacagTATAGTAATTTTaacgttttcagatttttctctgtttctagggtactaattttagctgATTTGaagcaaattcattaccacaataatagtaaaagatgtacaagtagtatgagttttaaggttgaatggaaagtttggagtcagatacagatgaaaaaatgGCTAGCTTGCTTAACACTAGAGATACTGGTGACACCACAATGCCGTACATGTAGATGggtaacaaaattaataacaaaaaTAGATGTGGGCACACAACAACATTTAAGCTAAGAAAGGaatatagatctagtgctaagtcatgcatgcagtcacactTCAATAGTTTTCATCAAAGTACCTTTTAATGTTTCTAAATATGTCTCCTCTTTTCAGCTTGCGGACAATATCTAAAAGTGCTTGAAACGTTGCCTTTTCAGGCTCTCTTTTTTTCCAGCATGACAAACAGAAATGTACTGCAGTTTGTGTAGTGCATTTTTTGGCTGCATCAGATTTTTCGGCGGGGGTCAGTTCTAGTAAGTCAACAAGAAAGTCAACACAGTCGAAAAAATCAGCCAAATAAACCAGATCATGTGATGGTATCTCCATGCTGTAAGAGTTGACTGCTAGACCTGAGCTTCTCTTTGTTGAGCTTTCTTGGATCCCGTCAAGTTCACCTACAGAACAATGACCTTATCAGGAGATCATacatagcaggttattttcaagtcacaaaattttcgaggtttttGATATCTCGAACATTATTCtttttagtgcctcgaaaattggtttacttCCGGCTACAcagtggtcatttgaacctctatcctcgaaaataaatgCTTAGTTGATCAATCTGCGAAAATATCCCGCCTTATGCTCCCTAAACAAACTGAGAAGTGtttgtatataccgtatagcgggtaattttcgggggacaaaatattcgtggttcagcaatattgagacatttcgtgggtaatattttcgtggttgctgcttgcactgcaggtaaaggtaggcaaggttgggtaaaatattcgttgtcagacctccaaccacgaaaaccacgaatattttgccccacgaaaattacacgctatatacggtatgaACCTACTTGCAATGCTTTGATGAGCATTGCCAAGTGGATTTGACAGACCTCTACCACCAACTTCAAATAAAATAGGGTCAGCTCCAATCGGTGTTGAAATACTTTCAGCTGAAAAATTATAGCAATTGAAACCTATGAGTGTATACCAGGTTGTTTTATATACTACCACATAATAATTTGTCACGCAATACTCACCTGCTGTGTCCTTGTTTTCTTGTAATGATGAGTCATCACTCTTGATGTACACGTCCTCAATCATAGCAGCAATGTCAGGACGATTAATGTCTGGTGACCTCAGGGTTTCAACCAGCTCAGACCAGGTGGGGTTGGGTGAGGACTGGAGCCATACTTTAAGCATTGCAGTGAAGCAATCTCCCGGGGTTTTGTTAATACCCTGTACAGTGAAAACTCATTATATCAATAACTTTTCCAGTTGGTACAATTAATGTACTTGGTATAAATAATTAACCATTgtctttatataattatacctctaaTTACCGTACATGCAGTGCGAAAATTGTGAGAAATTTAAATTTCGtaaatggcctctaaaagcatttcgtagACTAAATTTCGTcagttgactgcttaccggaagcatTCCCAGGCCTTGCCTTAAATCTTTGCGCTAGCTATTTAGCAGATAAAGAGCAACGTTTGCATAGGATTGCTAACCAAACAAAACGGCCCAAAATCATCGTTTTCGActtgaacgaatttttaccccacgaaaattacccgctatacggcatACAGTGCTCTTATAACGACCGGACAACGTCAGATACGCATGCTCGGTAAAATGTTCCtgcatgctacatgcatggTGAACACAGTAAGCAGCTGCAATTAATGAAGAGAGTGCACAGTGCCAGTCAtgatatagctagctctatactaTACTGATAGTAGCTGCAGTGAATCTAGACCTAAACAAAGACTGTTAATAAGTGGATCGAAACTTTGAACACTTCAATTTAGTTAGAGTATGAAGCAGAGGATAGATACCAAGTGGCGACGCTAAGATGCAAGGTGTGTGTGCTCTTTGAAGACAAAATTGAAGGCAAGCTCAAGGGGATGAGGAACCTTAGCCAAGCTAATTAATATATCAAAAGGTTTTCTAACCTAAGAACTACGTACTCTACAGACCATGTCAAGACAGAGATGCACGAAAAAAGAAAGGATCTCAGCTGATATTGCCACTAGCACTAAGAAATTtactttatataatttatgattGGGACACATGGCAGATTAAACTTATTTGTAAACTTATGGTTTGTCCTTACGACAACGACAGTCATTTGTTTGTCCTCTCAAACACACCCAGGACGTACATTTTGTATGTTATATGAAAAGTTAGTAAGAGCACTATTCAGAGCACTGTAGATGATATCAtagtacgtatatacatgcattataaAGATCATAATTAGAAATACAGTACTATACATTACAGAGAGTGCTAGGAAACTGTATGCCTTCAATCACCTGTAGTGTTTCGTCTGGTAGACCCAACGCAACGCCCAGCTCAAACCATTTAGCACAGACTCTCTGCAAGACAGTGCGTATCACTGTTAGCGTGACAGACCTTGGAAGCAAACTTAAAATAAATTCCTTCTCGATAACGTCGGCTAGGTCTCCCCTCTTCACACTGGGGCCTCTCAAAGCCTCCACCATGACCGACCAGCTCGGAGATCCCTTCCTGAACCAGGCCTCCAGCATTGCAACAAAGCACTCATCCACACGACCATTGTGGGACCTTTCTATGTTCTGCACATAAAAAACAATTAAGAGATAGCGAAAAAAATACATGTTAACAATAATGTAGAACTTGATTTCCCCCATGGATCATTATAGTACCAACTAGACAAAGCTTGCACCAATACAGGCTAACCTTGACAGTAACCAATACTCACTTTAATAGTTTCACTGTCTACATTCAAGTTAATAGCCAGGTGGTCCCACTTTGCACGAGCATCCCTAGTAGCATCTTTGACAGTCTTGAGAGTTATGTCACCACTTGTAGCTGTGGCCTCACCTGGACAAAGGGAGAACATGGTTTGGTAATGAAGCAAAATAATTTGCAAAATACAAATTAGGGAGTACTTAAAGTGTACAACTGTTGTTAAAACAAGTGTGGCTAGGTACGTACGTATCTTGTAGCATTTGGCACACGACCTTGAGGTTAAGTACATTGTAAGTAACGAGCacaacgagtgttgcaagcgtgcgcttgctaatgcctctcgccatgttatgctttcactcaaaaagtattagtgttatagtagtttctataatgaagttatataaactcactgagaagaaacaacttatttacatgcatctattctgttatctattgtattatgtggctaccaggacctcaagaaagaagatcTTCCAGGATCTtgagttcagtgtatataatatctatcaTAACTGAGAAttaagaaaagacttgtgtacatgcatattgttatctataattattgggtgtgtccaaagagactTCATACTTAAAAtggctactagctagctagctgttttaacagatcttttctgactgttgcagctaacaaaaagctagcgctttagtgcaaggctaactcataattatgttgaatagaaagtctgtgcaaacagatgatgctatgaaagattctaaagagattgcaacagccttcaatgtgagtcaaattagccataactcgagaaagaagctttagtttgctaatccacgaatcaaaatccaagagaacgtggctaaaagcctatagaagctgttagtttttgtcgcaatgcaaccgttgagcagttacagctggaatagacacacagacacacacacacagtcagctttaccgtatcccttgtgcggctacgcctcgaggcataataattatgtacatctaTAGAAAACATACTTCACACATGCAGCAATACTTACTGATTCTCAAGCAGTGGTACACTTTGAAGCAGAGCTGCTTGTTCTTGGATACTTCACAAGTGTAGAACCCGTCGCAATGATCCCTCGTCACTTTGTCCACAGTGAGCTCGTTATCTGATCCACCCCCCACCTTCTTGCCTTTCCTGGTCCACTTGAAGGAGAGGTCATCAGGGTCAGCAAATGGCAGGGCTTCAAGAACAGCTTTCTCATCCAGCTTAACTTCCTAGATGATAAttaacatgtgcatgtacatatatacatgggCATACATGACAAATAATTAAACACAGTTAAATGCTCCCACAACATACCTTTGCTGGACTATAGCATTAAACcatgatgtatacatgtacgtacattgatTACGTACCTGTGCAAACCAGCACTCCTGATGAAGCGGTAGACTGTGAACACGGCCGTGCTCACATCGAAACGAGGGGGGGTTGCGTCCTCCCAGCTTGCACAGACACACGTCTTCCACTTTTGAATGTTTTGCGCACCGACAATTGAATGCAATAATCGGCTCAATCTTCTTGCTAATTTTGCTCATCACATACAGGACGATAGTCAGCACATAGGAGCAGAGATCATGCATGTCGCAATCTTCACGTCTTGTGAGTCGAATCTCGTAACAGTCGGCGTGGGCTACCAGCGTGATGTGGTGTTTGGCACTATCGACTTCAAAAGATACCAGATTTCTCTTGACACGAGATTCTCGTAGATTCCATTCCATCCCAAAAGGTTTTTTTTGTCCCTCGGAAACCAACTTGCTGATCAGGGCACAGAAGAGGCCAATGGGCACATAGCCGGACTTGAAGGTAATCTTGATTGGAGAGGGTGTGTTGGAGTCGATGGCTGGAGCATTTAAGAGCTCTTCCTTTGAGGCACACTCGAGGACAGCTGGCATGAAATAGACTGGTGGCTCCTGGAGACCTTTACCAACTATGGGTGCAAGGAGACTGACATGCTCAAGCAACTTCACAAGCTTGTCGACCGGGATCAATTCACCTTCATTTACTTTTGCCTTGTTTGACTTGGAACAGCAGCGTTTAATCGTAGCAATCGAGAATTGCCCCAGTTTTTGCCACTTCTTGATCTCGGCGTTAGTGAATTGAGACGTCCAATCACATGAGTGTAGAGATAGAAGAGATTCGACAACCAGGAGACTGATACTGTTGAAAACAACATTAGGGCTGCAGATGACACGGTTTTTGAAGTAAGACTCCTTGTCCTCTATGTCAGGGTAGTAGAGAAGGGTCCCCACACACTGGTGCAAATACCAAATGGTGAACTTCACCTCCTCTTCATCCATCTTCAATGCTTTGCCAATCTGAATACACTCTTCCATCGTCGCAATTTCAAACTCTTTTCTCAGAATGACACCAAAGAGGAGCTGTACTGGGCGAATCCGGAGATTGGCATCTTCGAAAAATGAGTCAAACACTGTTTTAAGATGTTCACGAATTGGATCAATGTCAGCATCTGTGCCACTGAAGTTATCCACAGAGAAGAAATGACTGTTATCTGGGTGGTTGATGACATCTTCAAAATGTGAGGTAATGGTGGATAAGGCTTCGTGCTTCTCTTGGAGTTTTGCTTGCAAGCGCTTTTCAGTTTCGGCTTGAATGGTAGAATCTATGCTCAACAGTTGAACAACTGCACTTGCTAGCTTGGAGAGGGATTGCTTCATTTGTAGCAAAAGTTGAACAGCTTTGGGTGTGCTCCGTTTTAATCTGTTTTTGATTTCAGGAGATAGAGTTTTCACAAGAACTTCCACTTTGCTTTGCAATTTGGTATCCTCTTGTGGTGTCGTTGGTTTCTGCTGTTTTTCAGTGGAGGCCTTCGCTTTTGCTTTTTGTTCCACATGTTCCACCAGGTTTTTTGAAAAGGAATCCAATTCAAGCTGCTTGCCAACCTCTGCCTCGAGTTTGGAAAAAGTTTCCTCCACCTTCTGCTCAGATTCGCTTTCTTGCTGCACCTCCAGAATCAGCAGTATTGCAGTTCCCAGGATGTTTGCGTCAAGACCGGGGTAATCTCCCTTGAGCTTTGCCTGAACAACTTCTGCGTTGGCTTGAATTTCCAACTTGTCTTGGTAAGTGCCCACTAGACTCACGACAGCTTGAAGACATCGGAAATGTTCAACTTTATCGGAAATCTTGGAATAATCAAGATCCGAATCAGTGACGTGATGGCTAATGGCTGAAAGAATTTGGGAGAGGGTCTCTCGAATTGTATACTTTGCTTGGTACGGGGTGATTTTGTCTTGGTCACGTTCGTAGGAAACTTCATAGAGCTCATCGAGATCTTTATCGAGAGGGAAGAAAGCGAGAAACATCCCTGGGCCTTTGCTCAAAAATGGAAGCATCTCCATGAAGCCAGGCTGTCCACCTATGTCAATGATGTTGAGCAAAACTGTGCCTACCAACTGTTCCCTGTAATTGCCGCTCTTGACAATATCTCGAAGGTTTTCAATGATCTTGTCGACTTTGGTTTCTGAAGCCTTTGGTTTGGCTGGCTTGCTTGATCCTTCCTGGGGAACTTGCTTTGTGCTTACATCTGAGGGCTGAGCTTCGTTCGTGTCGACATTGGTTTCTAGAGCCTGTGATTTGGGTTGTTTGCTTACTTGCTTTTTGCTTGAATCAACTTCATCTGTAGGATAAGTTTCATAATCTTCTTCAACGCGATCATCTTTGTGTCCTTGCTTTTTGCCTGGATCCACTTCATCTGTGGGATGAATATCAGAATCTTCTTTTGGCTTTGAATCATCTTCAATGGGATCATTTGTTGGATCAGCAGATTTGACTACAGTTTTGGAAATGGCGACTTTTCCAATTTGCTGAAGGCCAATCATGTAAGTGAAAATCAGTTGTGCTTCATTGTCAATATCTGTGGAGGCTTTGAGAATCAATTTGGAGTCACTTGACAACACAGCCAGAACTTGATTACACTCGGCAAGAAGAGTGCTGCAGCGTTTTCTGTCTTGTGGTGGGATTGATACCAGGTTAAGTAGGTGACCCAGGAGACGTTTTTGGAAGGTGGTTTTGCCGAGCCCTGAAAGGCCGATTAGGTACAGTTTGAGGTAGCGGAGGTTGATGGTGTTCTCTGTGTCTCTCAACAACTCGTTCAGCTTGTGTACGTACTTCAACTGCTCTTGAACAGAGGCTGAAAATGAAAGGTACATGCATATTATAAATTTAAAGGTTTGATTTATTGAAAGcatcgcgggtgctgatgtctCGGTGGAGGCGCCAAAGCTTTATGGTAAATAAAGCTACAGTACTAGTACTAGCATTAAATACTGTATaccgggtaattttcagggggcaaaacattcgtggttgagcaatttagtcactttgtggataAAATACTTTTGTGGTtgttgcttgcactgcaggtagcTAAAGGTAGGCAAAGTCGCTTCATTTGGGTGTCTATATtatagagttgtctctgttaTAATGTTTGTGCagttatattgtgttactaagatatgttgctatgccctcgggatataaactagttgtAACACGagcacaagggatgtatggtatacatattgcactgaagcacgagcgTAACATACCCCTATAACCTATAAATTCTTTCAGACAACGAACGGCCTGGTCTCAAGGCTAGGGCCTTTAGGCCCGAGATCATTAGCTCTAGATTCATTCTTCAGGCTTGTATCATTATCAACTCATTAACGGGCGTCACCGCTCTCCCTGAAAGAGGATAGGACCCAAACTTAtctacagttttgttctgccaGTGGAATTCCACCGGCTCCAATTAGATTTCAGTatttgatcacacccacttaactttaccacgtgtgaatttGCACACACTAGATTGACTGAAAGGCGTGGCCAACACAAGTGatattcatcgctattggCAAACACTCACTTAAAAAtaaatgagattcataatgctATTGCGTAACAGCCAGAACAATGTTGATAGGCTTGGTTCCCGTCTAATCaactcactgcatgcactggatAGCACGTACGTAGCTACGGTTACATTATCATGGCCACACCCAGTTTATTACTGAGCATGAacaattattgatgagtcatgcAGGAAACACATTGTGCTTGAAAAACAGATGACCTTTTTTTCAGTAAAATATTTTTAGCTCCCCCCTATCAAgaatcctggatccgcccctggacTCTGGAAACACATGTAAATAGAGGACAATGTAAAAGGTGTGGTTTGAAATCAAGGTAAACCACAATCTAAACATGGGGGTGTGCCCATCGGATCCAATCAGATGCACAAATTAGGGCAAAAGTATCATGGtaataatcatgcatgcattgattaGTGAGAAAGAAACTTTTAAATACACTGTCTGTCatctatcgtatagcgggtatattcgAGGGTACAAACTTTCGCAGAAAGACCGTTTGAGAGGATTTCGCAGATTTAATTGTGAACTTTCAACCTTTGGTGCTTGCATGAACGTAATATTAAACATTcgtgggtacatgtatatacatgaatGTTCGcaatcccatgcatgcactcaccagGCTTCTTGATTGATGAATCCTCTTCATGTGTCCTTTTTTTACCCACAGGATACAGGGAGCCACTAAGTTTTCTATTGGCATCTACAAGTGCTTGGCATGCATTCTCCAATTTCGTGACGTCTTTCTTGGATATTTGAAGATCTTGCTCTGCTGCTTCTAGCTCGTTCTTCTTCAATTTAATTGGCTCTTTTAATAGCTGCTGCAGTTCACACCAAAGTGTTTGAGATAACTTGCTAGCTTGAAGATCTTGCTCTGCTGCTTCTAGCTCGTTCTTCTTCAATTTAATTGGCTCTTTTAATAGCTGCTGCAGTTCACACCAAAGTGCTTGAGATAACTTGCTAGCTACATCTTTCAAGATCTTCAGCAGAGAATTCTGAACATGACTTGAACAAAATAAAGCAAGCTCTTTAAGTGCTGTATTAAGGCTTTCATAATCTATTTCGAACACCTTTTGTTTGTGATCAACCACCACATCA
The Halichondria panicea chromosome 14, odHalPani1.1, whole genome shotgun sequence DNA segment above includes these coding regions:
- the LOC135347339 gene encoding uncharacterized protein LOC135347339 isoform X2 codes for the protein MSSRLFTFTVAREYECNESRLELKYSSSFDRSTVTPIKRSRTEVKNPHWNSLLHEPWCCVHIRRIGPEPTTDRFMAIMHGPNEQVTPGNALAVDPTRQFGALRSFGNAFFSRFEASFLPSPVLESITLIDTQGILSGEKQRLHRGYSYFLVFETQEKPTKFQVRVQSTNRLMLPPTLSLCILLLIFHLLLQSGDVEANPGPTLGSILNLDDLNSVYEKLIKAAGKWFNLGLALKVSPNTLINISDKHRDNETCLREMLIAHLNTATLTYSEICESLRAPSVDRNDVAEAIEEACTDDDIFPGPSKRQKLSTTTIPGPSSSILTIDDLNSVYEKLIKAAGKWFNLGLKLKVGHDTLINIRDEYQDNETRLRETIIARLNTATLTYSEICQSLRAPIVRLDALAEAIEEACTDDDIFPGPSKRQKLSTTTIPGPSSFNHGYTTLVECCNKVCGGLSSDPLNIAQSLHSKGFISTALMEEVRTLPGTKKMEKGIRLYTAILQCVKAYRNKYLEFISVLEKNKILHSDLLTALRNTHLKICNESVREKVENTSKAIETVVSIAKELEMSTHSQELERIHSALLCGKVQIGLVGLTNAGKSTTANSFIGSPFLPSSFQRQTVSSIRIVHDPASPNGELFGRKKYSDGLVHLASGGKSVKSFLVKLNTEDRRSEIQYTELILHASVAILSEIGQTFAPEILDMPGTCDIFTSQKTTTAAKTALKSLAAIILVVSANDVPKGTVTELVESIKTLHPGLMEKQNRILVLINKYDLCYDGNKCSWTPEKLQMEMAEQIGISIEQTVCFSAIFAQKAQQWLRDPSAVTKDMYYYNYYYLQSTPAKDSIGSLKNYTPKNVKKLAEVLEKFSRFPEVKTKLLWALCVNSPEIILESAVDDCRGEMSKMEDSITQKVQELDIQGKENSVEKQNAQVEKFDQFFQETCEFKTSFPEILAQSFSLQLKVVTLKLENDISIQCLFKVVNIKKKYDDELQCILATHQTMLETAKGKVAETWNVGVAQIKKTLSINLKQTLNDLKQKLRHDQLTDLLDFSRVDPSKLLETLAFPSVEQPDFVESTAVSDEVIKPAIRFSTRIRQKNMTASKEFRYHILFSETIKYDVVVDHKQKVFEIDYESLNTALKELALFCSSHVQNSLLKILKDVASKLSQALWCELQQLLKEPIKLKKNELEAAEQDLQASKLSQTLWCELQQLLKEPIKLKKNELEAAEQDLQISKKDVTKLENACQALVDANRKLSGSLYPVGKKRTHEEDSSIKKPASVQEQLKYVHKLNELLRDTENTINLRYLKLYLIGLSGLGKTTFQKRLLGHLLNLVSIPPQDRKRCSTLLAECNQVLAVLSSDSKLILKASTDIDNEAQLIFTYMIGLQQIGKVAISKTVVKSADPTNDPIEDDSKPKEDSDIHPTDEVDPGKKQGHKDDRVEEDYETYPTDEVDSSKKQVSKQPKSQALETNVDTNEAQPSDVSTKQVPQEGSSKPAKPKASETKVDKIIENLRDIVKSGNYREQLVGTVLLNIIDIGGQPGFMEMLPFLSKGPGMFLAFFPLDKDLDELYEVSYERDQDKITPYQAKYTIRETLSQILSAISHHVTDSDLDYSKISDKVEHFRCLQAVVSLVGTYQDKLEIQANAEVVQAKLKGDYPGLDANILGTAILLILEVQQESESEQKVEETFSKLEAEVGKQLELDSFSKNLVEHVEQKAKAKASTEKQQKPTTPQEDTKLQSKVEVLVKTLSPEIKNRLKRSTPKAVQLLLQMKQSLSKLASAVVQLLSIDSTIQAETEKRLQAKLQEKHEALSTITSHFEDVINHPDNSHFFSVDNFSGTDADIDPIREHLKTVFDSFFEDANLRIRPVQLLFGVILRKEFEIATMEECIQIGKALKMDEEEVKFTIWYLHQCVGTLLYYPDIEDKESYFKNRVICSPNVVFNSISLLVVESLLSLHSCDWTSQFTNAEIKKWQKLGQFSIATIKRCCSKSNKAKVNEGELIPVDKLVKLLEHVSLLAPIVGKGLQEPPVYFMPAVLECASKEELLNAPAIDSNTPSPIKITFKSGYVPIGLFCALISKLVSEGQKKPFGMEWNLRESRVKRNLVSFEVDSAKHHITLVAHADCYEIRLTRREDCDMHDLCSYVLTIVLYVMSKISKKIEPIIAFNCRCAKHSKVEDVCLCKLGGRNPPSFRCEHGRVHSLPLHQECWFAQEVKLDEKAVLEALPFADPDDLSFKWTRKGKKVGGGSDNELTVDKVTRDHCDGFYTCEVSKNKQLCFKVYHCLRISEATATSGDITLKTVKDATRDARAKWDHLAINLNVDSETIKNIERSHNGRVDECFVAMLEAWFRKGSPSWSVMVEALRGPSVKRGDLADVIEKEFILSLLPRSVTLTVIRTVLQRVCAKWFELGVALGLPDETLQGINKTPGDCFTAMLKVWLQSSPNPTWSELVETLRSPDINRPDIAAMIEDVYIKSDDSSLQENKDTAGELDGIQESSTKRSSGLAVNSYSMEIPSHDLVYLADFFDCVDFLVDLLELTPAEKSDAAKKCTTQTAVHFCLSCWKKREPEKATFQALLDIVRKLKRGDIFRNIKRYFDENY